CTACGGTGGGCCCATGAGCATCGGCATGGAATCGGCGTTCGGCTCGGACCGTCCCTCGGCGCAGTCGACCTGGTGGTGGCGGCGCGAGGACTCCGCGGGCGGCACCGTCGCGCCGGCGGACGGCGGTGAGGCCGACCAGCCGCGCTTCCCGTCCCAGAGCGACGCCGAGACCTGGGTGGGGGAGACCTGGCGCGATCTGCTCGACGCCGGTGTCGAGCAGGTCGTGCTCATGGACGGTGACCGCGAGGTCTACGGCCCGATGAGCCTGCGCCCCGCGGGCAGCTGAGGTCCGGTCAGCCGAAGTCGCGCGTCGCCGGCGACTGGGTCTTGGCCGGGTCGCGCTCGACGCGGTCGCCGAGGATCTCGTCGACCTTGCTCATCAGCTCGTCCTCGAGGACGACACCGGAGGCGCCGACGTTGTCGGCGACCTGCTCGGGTCGCGAGGCGCCGATGATCGCGGCCGAGACGTTGTCGTTCTGCAGCACCCAGGCCACCGCGAGCTGCGCCATCGACAAGCCGGCCTCCTCGGCCAGGGGCACCAGCTGCTGCACGCGCGACAGGACGTCGTCGTCGAGGAAGCGCTTGATCATGTCGGCGCCACCCTTCTCGTCCGTCGCACGGGACCCGGCCGGGAGGTCCTCACCCGGCTTGTACTTGCCGGTCAGGACGCCCTGGGCGATGGGTGACCAGACGATCTGCCCGATGCCCAGCTCGCGGCTGGTGGGGACGACCTCGTCCTCGATGACGCGCCAGAGCATGGAGTACTGCGGCTGGTTGGACACCAGCGGGATGTGGAGCTCGCGGGCCAGCTCGTGCGCCGCCCGGATCTCCTCGGCCCGCCACTCGGACACGCCGATGTAGTGCGCCTTGCCGGAGTGCACGACGTCCGCGAAGGCCTCCATGGTCTCCTCGAGCGGCGTCTCGTAGTCGTAGCGGTGTGCCTGGTAGAGGTCGACGTGGTCGGTCTGCAGGCGGCGCAGCGAGCCCTCGATCGACTCGCGGATGTGCTTGCGCGACAGTCCGTGGTCGTTGTGGGCTCCCGGGCCGGTGGGGAAGTAGACCTTGGTGAAGATCTCCAGACCCTCGCGGCGCTCGCCCTTGAGGGCCTCGCCGAGGACGGTCTCGGCCGCGGTGTTGGCGTAGACGTCGGCGGTGTCGAAGGTGGTGATGCCGTGCTCGAGGGCGGCGTGCACGCAGGCGGTGGCGGCGTCGGCCTCCACCTGGGAGCCGTGGGTGAGCCAGTTGCCGTAGGCGATCTCGCTGATCTTCAGGCCGCTGGCCCCGAGGTTTCGTGTCTTCATCCCTCGACCGTAGCCAGGGCGTCGGAGGGCGAAACCCCCACGGGGCTCAGCGGTAGTGCGCGGGCAGCGCCTGACCCAGCTTGACCTGGGTCTTCGGCAGGCGCATGAAGCGGAGCTGGAGCGAGCGCATCAGGGCGTAGAGCGTGGTCCGCTTGTGGCTCTCGTCGGGGAAGCGTCGCTTGAGCTCGCGGCGC
This DNA window, taken from Nocardioides sp. HDW12B, encodes the following:
- a CDS encoding aldo/keto reductase family protein yields the protein MKTRNLGASGLKISEIAYGNWLTHGSQVEADAATACVHAALEHGITTFDTADVYANTAAETVLGEALKGERREGLEIFTKVYFPTGPGAHNDHGLSRKHIRESIEGSLRRLQTDHVDLYQAHRYDYETPLEETMEAFADVVHSGKAHYIGVSEWRAEEIRAAHELARELHIPLVSNQPQYSMLWRVIEDEVVPTSRELGIGQIVWSPIAQGVLTGKYKPGEDLPAGSRATDEKGGADMIKRFLDDDVLSRVQQLVPLAEEAGLSMAQLAVAWVLQNDNVSAAIIGASRPEQVADNVGASGVVLEDELMSKVDEILGDRVERDPAKTQSPATRDFG